Proteins encoded by one window of Salmonirosea aquatica:
- a CDS encoding DinB family protein, with protein sequence MISFIEAFQKELADESKETHRMLAIVPADKMDWQPHPKSMTIKALSTHLADIASWISAILDQDEWDLAKAEEPVDCKNAEDLLKKFDKGLSRSQEALSHASDAVLQKRWLLRAGDDVYLDIEKWEAIRHAFGQNAHHRAQLGVFLRLLDIPIPGPYGPSADEMAMMAAEEQS encoded by the coding sequence ATGATCTCCTTCATTGAAGCATTCCAAAAAGAACTGGCCGACGAATCCAAAGAAACCCACCGCATGCTGGCCATTGTACCCGCCGATAAAATGGATTGGCAGCCTCACCCCAAGAGCATGACAATCAAGGCCCTCTCTACCCATTTGGCCGACATTGCATCCTGGATTTCTGCCATCCTTGACCAGGATGAATGGGATCTGGCCAAGGCTGAAGAACCGGTTGACTGCAAAAACGCCGAGGATCTTCTGAAGAAATTCGACAAAGGGCTAAGTCGTTCCCAAGAAGCACTTAGCCATGCTTCGGATGCCGTTTTACAAAAACGCTGGCTACTTCGTGCAGGCGATGATGTGTACCTTGATATTGAGAAATGGGAAGCCATTCGCCACGCCTTTGGGCAAAATGCCCACCACCGTGCTCAACTCGGCGTATTCCTGCGGCTATTGGATATTCCGATTCCCGGTCCCTACGGTCCGAGTGCCGACGAAATGGCAATGATGGCTGCCGAAGAACAAAGTTAA
- a CDS encoding Lrp/AsnC ligand binding domain-containing protein, which produces MNKNSEIDNTDLKILSLLMQNAGLPYTEIGKRVFVSGGTVHVRMKKMEQMGIVKGSQLLIDPAKLGWDISAFLGVYLDKSSLYEEVAADLETIPEVVNIHYTTGIYSIFAKIVCRDTGHLREVLHDKIQKVKGIQRTETFISLDERINRSIPLDEEG; this is translated from the coding sequence ATGAACAAAAATTCAGAAATTGACAATACCGATTTAAAGATTCTTTCCCTCCTGATGCAAAACGCCGGATTACCCTACACCGAGATCGGCAAAAGGGTATTCGTGTCGGGTGGGACGGTACATGTCCGTATGAAGAAGATGGAGCAGATGGGCATCGTCAAAGGTTCTCAACTGCTCATTGATCCCGCCAAACTAGGCTGGGATATCAGTGCCTTCCTGGGAGTATATCTGGACAAAAGTTCGCTATACGAGGAAGTGGCAGCAGACTTGGAAACAATTCCTGAAGTTGTCAACATTCACTACACAACGGGTATTTACAGCATTTTTGCCAAGATCGTCTGCCGCGATACCGGACACCTCCGCGAGGTACTACACGATAAAATCCAGAAAGTGAAGGGAATCCAGAGAACCGAAACGTTTATTTCACTCGATGAACGCATTAACCGTTCGATACCCCTGGATGAAGAAGGTTAA
- a CDS encoding helix-turn-helix transcriptional regulator has protein sequence MNRLDRLTALLIQLQSKRIVKSQEVAERFGISLRTVYRDIRTLELAGVPLIGEAGIGYSIMQGYRLPPVQFTREEAMSFVTAEKLVNKLTDPETRTSYQSALYKIKSVLRSTDKELLDDLSDRIAVVDDPYLPKDRHQMSIETILNCISEKKVIRLHYISMTSPDMTERIIEPVGIYSSGAYWYLIAWCRLREGYRNFRTDRVQSMEVLSERFETLHPALQSFIERTRRERTLHKAVIRLDRVAQRYLGDHHYYNGFVSQTDAGDQIEMTFLTESLNGLAHWFVWLGQAADIVEPEELKELVLEKLEKTRQRLLTKVSEPC, from the coding sequence ATGAACCGACTCGACCGGCTGACCGCCCTTCTGATCCAACTCCAGTCCAAGCGCATCGTCAAGTCACAGGAAGTCGCTGAGCGGTTTGGGATAAGCCTCCGGACCGTGTACCGCGATATACGTACCCTGGAGCTGGCGGGGGTACCTCTCATTGGCGAGGCCGGTATCGGCTATTCCATCATGCAGGGCTACCGGTTGCCGCCCGTCCAATTTACACGAGAAGAAGCCATGTCGTTTGTGACGGCGGAGAAACTGGTGAATAAATTGACCGATCCGGAAACCCGCACCTCCTACCAATCGGCTCTCTATAAAATCAAATCCGTACTCAGATCCACGGACAAAGAACTGCTGGACGACCTCAGTGACCGAATCGCGGTGGTAGATGATCCTTATTTACCCAAAGACCGTCATCAAATGTCCATCGAGACCATCCTGAACTGCATCTCTGAAAAGAAGGTGATCCGCCTGCACTATATTTCCATGACCAGTCCGGATATGACCGAACGCATCATCGAACCCGTAGGCATTTATTCCAGCGGTGCCTATTGGTACCTGATTGCCTGGTGCCGACTCCGCGAGGGCTATCGCAACTTCCGCACCGACCGCGTTCAGTCCATGGAGGTACTTTCAGAAAGATTCGAGACCCTCCACCCGGCGCTCCAGAGCTTCATCGAGCGAACACGCCGTGAACGAACTCTGCACAAAGCGGTAATCCGGCTGGATAGAGTCGCGCAGCGTTATCTGGGCGATCATCACTACTACAATGGTTTCGTTTCTCAAACCGATGCAGGCGATCAAATCGAAATGACTTTTCTGACGGAATCATTGAACGGCCTGGCGCATTGGTTCGTTTGGCTGGGTCAGGCCGCAGACATCGTCGAACCCGAAGAATTGAAGGAATTGGTGCTGGAGAAGCTCGAAAAAACACGGCAGCGACTCTTGACAAAAGTATCCGAACCCTGCTGA
- a CDS encoding DUF819 family protein: MIQNDAVLLGILMLTLGLIFYTATLPQKGWTKFYGVVPPLLLCYFLPGVYNSLGLINGAESQLYPVVSRYLLPACLVFFTLGMDWKSLARLGPPAVIMMLAGTVGVMLGGPIALWTVSELSPVTVQGEGPEAVWRGLATIAGSWIGGGANQTALKEVFQPSDRLFSQIVAVDVLAAELWMAVLIYGAGYASRIDALLRADSSRIADVQQRLEGLQLAHQRIPSTADLIQLGAVGFGATGFAHWLAGIITPYLAEHYPTWAKYSLTSSFFWVVGLVTLLGILFSLTPIRKLEHAGASRVGSVFLYLLVATIGMQMDLRAVADNPGLFAIGLIWMLVHAAFVIGVARLFKIPFFFAAVGSQANVGGSASAPVVAAAFHPSLAPVGVLLSILGYALGTYAGYLTALLMQWVSEGI, encoded by the coding sequence ATGATTCAGAATGACGCAGTCCTGCTCGGCATCCTGATGCTCACGCTCGGACTGATTTTCTATACTGCAACCCTCCCCCAAAAAGGATGGACGAAATTTTACGGTGTAGTACCCCCGCTCCTGCTTTGCTATTTCCTGCCAGGTGTATACAACTCCCTCGGGCTCATCAATGGTGCCGAATCGCAGCTATATCCCGTTGTCTCACGATATCTGCTACCCGCCTGCCTGGTCTTTTTTACCTTGGGTATGGATTGGAAATCGCTGGCCCGACTCGGCCCTCCCGCCGTAATTATGATGCTGGCGGGTACGGTAGGCGTCATGTTGGGCGGCCCCATTGCCCTGTGGACCGTGAGCGAACTCAGCCCCGTCACCGTGCAGGGCGAGGGTCCCGAAGCCGTTTGGCGCGGACTGGCGACTATCGCCGGCAGCTGGATCGGGGGAGGTGCCAATCAGACGGCCCTCAAGGAGGTCTTTCAGCCCAGCGACCGTTTGTTCTCCCAGATCGTTGCGGTGGATGTGTTGGCAGCCGAACTGTGGATGGCCGTGTTGATTTACGGCGCAGGGTACGCTTCCCGCATCGATGCCCTACTGCGTGCCGATAGTAGCCGCATTGCCGACGTTCAGCAACGACTCGAAGGTCTGCAACTGGCCCACCAGCGCATTCCGTCCACCGCGGACCTGATCCAGTTGGGAGCCGTTGGGTTTGGGGCCACGGGCTTTGCTCATTGGCTGGCCGGCATCATTACCCCCTACCTTGCCGAACATTATCCCACATGGGCAAAGTACAGCCTTACTTCCTCTTTCTTCTGGGTGGTGGGGTTGGTCACGTTGCTGGGAATTCTGTTCTCCCTTACGCCTATCCGAAAACTCGAACATGCAGGAGCCTCACGAGTAGGAAGTGTGTTTCTGTATTTATTAGTGGCTACCATCGGTATGCAAATGGATCTGCGGGCGGTGGCCGATAACCCCGGACTCTTTGCTATCGGTCTTATCTGGATGTTGGTTCATGCTGCCTTTGTGATCGGAGTAGCCCGTCTTTTCAAAATCCCATTCTTTTTTGCGGCGGTAGGTAGCCAGGCCAATGTGGGGGGCTCGGCTTCTGCTCCAGTCGTGGCTGCTGCATTTCATCCCTCGCTGGCCCCGGTTGGAGTTTTGCTTTCTATTCTTGGGTACGCCCTGGGCACTTATGCAGGGTACCTCACGGCTCTCCTCATGCAATGGGTAAGCGAGGGAATTTGA
- a CDS encoding energy transducer TonB, whose amino-acid sequence MKRLDDHRIAELNRYLSASGLSRKLLPELLDHLACEAEERLWEGQPLERVIESLRGEIDSDVLEQLSVEHKHLLAMEESLNDIVFENRNKSYGAYALRRDYGGNVQRATFIGVGLFLLIFLLPELYARLKPEANEKDVAFMVEAKTIRIKPEKILIPPPVLETPPPTVKTVRSLPPVVLPDEQVLIEHQPPTVEMLENAQPGQETVEGDVIEELVVPPAEVADKGLGRIVEAKPEEEKTLLSAEQQPEFIGGSQAFAQFLQKNLRYPRAAAQAGIQGKVFVEFTVGTDGKIERAKAIKGIGFGCDEEALRVINLMPNWMPGKQSGRPVRVRFTLPIVFQLD is encoded by the coding sequence ATGAAACGACTTGACGACCATCGCATTGCCGAACTTAACCGCTATCTGAGCGCTAGTGGTTTGAGCAGAAAACTGTTACCTGAACTATTGGATCATTTGGCCTGTGAAGCCGAAGAGCGGCTCTGGGAAGGGCAGCCGCTCGAGCGGGTGATTGAGTCGTTGCGCGGTGAGATTGATTCGGATGTATTAGAGCAATTAAGTGTTGAACATAAACATCTGTTAGCCATGGAAGAATCACTGAACGACATCGTATTCGAGAATCGTAACAAGTCGTATGGCGCCTACGCCTTGCGCCGCGACTATGGAGGCAACGTGCAACGCGCTACATTCATCGGGGTAGGTTTGTTTCTGCTTATTTTTCTACTCCCTGAACTATACGCCCGTTTGAAACCAGAAGCGAATGAGAAAGACGTAGCCTTTATGGTAGAGGCCAAAACAATCAGGATTAAGCCTGAGAAAATCCTGATTCCGCCGCCCGTACTGGAAACGCCACCACCAACAGTAAAAACCGTGCGTTCATTGCCGCCCGTCGTATTACCCGACGAGCAGGTTTTGATTGAGCACCAGCCACCGACTGTCGAAATGCTAGAAAATGCACAGCCAGGTCAGGAAACGGTTGAAGGAGATGTGATTGAGGAATTAGTCGTTCCACCCGCTGAGGTTGCAGACAAAGGGCTAGGGCGTATCGTGGAGGCGAAGCCCGAAGAAGAAAAGACGCTGCTCTCTGCCGAGCAACAGCCCGAATTCATTGGGGGCAGTCAGGCGTTCGCCCAATTCCTGCAAAAAAACCTAAGGTACCCCCGCGCGGCCGCGCAAGCCGGTATACAGGGTAAGGTGTTTGTCGAATTTACGGTGGGTACAGATGGAAAAATCGAGCGTGCCAAAGCAATCAAAGGCATTGGCTTTGGCTGTGACGAGGAAGCCTTACGAGTCATAAACCTGATGCCCAACTGGATGCCGGGTAAGCAGTCAGGACGCCCGGTTCGGGTGCGGTTTACGCTGCCGATTGTATTTCAGTTGGATTGA
- a CDS encoding M56 family metallopeptidase codes for MITYLLKVTLCSGCLLLFYRLVLEREKMFRFNRFYLLGTLMLSLVLPWVPLEILVAQNLFTPPPAAVALAEQGIQARYTVALISEPDLSQSFQWSWLVGTLYVLVSGGLLFRFSRNIIRLVQSIRTHEVRGLEKMKLVLVNEPTLPHSFLNYVFLSKGTFLQGTLEREILDHERAHVRQLHTLDILLIEFLKVIFWFNPAFYLYRNAIALNHEFLADEAVIDACRDVPTYQYLLLQKATYVSDQPFTSQFNYSFTKKRFVMMNRQTSHRRSLLIKGTLVPLLAVIFFAFSDLTLAQIAPPPPPVEKAPPPPPIERGTSSDAVKEYNALVDKYIDRSKKRDFIQEPSKVDGDRMETLLAAMTQEQKVSLDYTIHKIKPLFRATPTEAEYEKYKNPQVYGVWIDEKKVPNTALDKYKPTDFSQVFVSKVYPNAQPKTGYKYKYQLDLMTNAHYEKYRKETLENPKKYIVLKKDRF; via the coding sequence ATGATTACCTACCTGCTGAAAGTCACGCTGTGCTCGGGATGCCTGCTGCTGTTTTACCGGCTGGTACTGGAACGAGAAAAGATGTTCCGCTTCAATCGGTTTTATTTACTGGGTACCCTGATGCTGTCGTTGGTTTTGCCCTGGGTACCCCTGGAAATTCTGGTGGCACAAAATCTGTTTACACCCCCTCCTGCGGCCGTAGCCCTGGCCGAGCAGGGCATTCAGGCGCGCTACACGGTGGCCCTGATTTCTGAACCCGACCTTTCCCAAAGTTTCCAGTGGAGCTGGCTTGTGGGTACCTTGTACGTATTGGTCAGCGGCGGGCTGCTGTTTCGGTTTAGCCGGAATATTATTCGTTTGGTGCAAAGCATCCGTACCCACGAAGTAAGAGGGTTGGAGAAAATGAAACTGGTTTTGGTCAATGAACCTACCTTACCCCATAGCTTTTTGAACTACGTCTTTTTATCCAAAGGTACCTTCCTGCAAGGTACCCTCGAGAGGGAAATCCTGGATCATGAACGCGCTCACGTCCGCCAACTTCACACCCTGGATATTCTCTTGATCGAGTTTCTAAAAGTGATTTTCTGGTTCAACCCGGCCTTCTATCTCTATCGGAATGCCATTGCCCTCAACCACGAGTTTCTGGCTGATGAAGCTGTGATCGACGCCTGCCGCGATGTGCCCACCTACCAGTACCTGCTCCTTCAAAAAGCGACCTATGTCTCCGACCAACCCTTTACCAGTCAATTCAACTATTCCTTCACCAAAAAAAGATTCGTCATGATGAACAGACAAACTTCCCACAGACGCTCTCTCTTGATCAAGGGTACCCTGGTACCCCTACTGGCCGTGATTTTCTTTGCATTCAGCGATTTAACGCTGGCCCAGATTGCGCCGCCGCCACCGCCAGTTGAAAAAGCGCCGCCACCTCCGCCTATTGAAAGGGGTACCTCGTCCGATGCAGTGAAAGAGTATAACGCTCTGGTTGACAAATACATTGATAGATCAAAAAAACGCGATTTCATTCAGGAGCCTTCGAAGGTAGATGGGGACAGAATGGAAACCCTACTGGCTGCTATGACTCAAGAACAAAAGGTCTCGTTGGATTATACAATCCATAAGATAAAGCCCTTGTTCAGAGCTACTCCCACCGAGGCTGAATACGAGAAATATAAAAATCCGCAAGTGTATGGTGTCTGGATCGACGAAAAAAAGGTGCCGAATACCGCATTAGACAAATATAAGCCTACCGATTTTTCACAGGTTTTTGTGAGTAAAGTATATCCGAACGCACAGCCAAAAACAGGGTATAAATACAAATACCAACTGGATTTGATGACTAATGCTCACTATGAAAAATATCGAAAGGAAACGTTGGAAAATCCCAAAAAGTACATTGTCTTGAAAAAAGATCGATTCTGA
- the lepA gene encoding translation elongation factor 4, translating into MKNIRNFCIIAHIDHGKSTLADRLLEYTNTVTHREMQAQLLDNMDLERERGITIKSHAIQMDYLLNGEQYTLNLIDTPGHVDFSYEVSRSIAACEGALLLVDASQGIEAQTISNLYLAINHDLIIIPVLNKIDLPGAMPEEVTDQIVDLIGCDRDEIIHASGKEGIGVPEILEAIVHRIPAPKGDPEAPLQALIFDSVFNSYRGIEVIFRIKNGSVRKGDKVKFMATGKEYIADEIGTLRLQQQPKDVVECGDVGYLISGIKVAREVKVGDTFTHIHRPSTAMIRGFEEVKPMVFAGIYPVDTSEYEELREAMEKLQLNDASLVWEPETSAALGFGFRCGFLGMLHMEIVQERLEREFDMTVITTVPSVQFTVHNTRGETLSVSAPSEMPEPNFIKSIEEPFINAQIISKSEYVGAIMTLCMDKRGMLKNQIYLTSDRVELQFSMPLAEVVFDFFDKLKTISRGYASLDYELSGYQESDMVKLDVMLNGDRVDALSAIVHRSKAYEWGKKLCEKLRELIPRQMFEIAIQAAIGQKIIARETVKAMRKDVLAKCYGGDISRKRKLLEKQKKGKKRMRQVGNVEIPQEAFMAVLKIN; encoded by the coding sequence ATGAAGAACATACGCAATTTTTGCATTATTGCCCACATTGACCACGGCAAAAGTACCCTGGCCGACCGTCTGCTGGAATATACCAACACCGTGACCCACCGCGAAATGCAGGCCCAGTTGCTCGACAACATGGACCTGGAACGCGAACGGGGAATTACTATCAAGAGCCACGCGATCCAGATGGATTACCTGCTCAATGGCGAGCAGTACACCCTCAATCTGATTGACACGCCCGGCCATGTGGATTTCTCCTACGAAGTTTCCCGCTCCATCGCCGCCTGCGAAGGGGCTCTGCTGCTGGTAGACGCCTCGCAGGGTATTGAAGCCCAGACCATCTCCAACCTCTACCTGGCGATCAACCATGATCTGATCATAATTCCGGTTCTGAATAAAATTGACTTGCCAGGTGCCATGCCTGAGGAGGTCACGGACCAGATCGTGGACCTGATCGGCTGTGACCGCGATGAGATCATCCACGCCAGCGGTAAAGAGGGGATCGGGGTACCTGAGATTCTGGAAGCCATCGTACACCGTATACCGGCGCCGAAAGGCGATCCTGAAGCACCCTTACAAGCCCTGATATTCGATTCGGTTTTCAACTCCTACCGGGGCATCGAGGTAATCTTCCGAATCAAAAACGGCAGTGTGCGAAAGGGCGATAAAGTGAAATTTATGGCCACTGGCAAAGAATATATCGCCGATGAAATAGGAACGTTGCGGCTCCAGCAGCAACCCAAGGACGTAGTAGAATGCGGCGATGTGGGGTACCTCATATCGGGCATCAAGGTGGCCCGCGAGGTAAAGGTAGGCGATACCTTCACGCACATTCACCGTCCTTCCACGGCTATGATCCGGGGTTTTGAAGAAGTAAAACCGATGGTTTTTGCGGGAATATATCCCGTCGATACCAGTGAATACGAAGAACTGCGGGAGGCCATGGAAAAGCTTCAGCTCAACGATGCCTCGCTGGTGTGGGAGCCCGAAACCTCCGCCGCCCTCGGTTTCGGTTTTCGCTGCGGCTTCCTGGGCATGCTGCACATGGAAATTGTGCAGGAACGTCTGGAACGCGAGTTCGATATGACGGTGATCACCACGGTACCTTCTGTGCAATTCACGGTACACAACACACGTGGCGAAACCCTGAGCGTAAGCGCGCCCTCGGAAATGCCCGAGCCCAATTTCATCAAATCCATTGAAGAACCATTCATCAATGCCCAGATCATTTCCAAATCGGAATACGTGGGTGCCATCATGACGTTGTGCATGGACAAGCGGGGTATGCTGAAGAATCAGATCTACCTGACCTCCGACCGGGTTGAGCTGCAGTTCTCCATGCCGCTGGCCGAGGTGGTTTTTGATTTTTTCGACAAACTCAAAACCATTTCACGCGGCTACGCCTCGCTCGATTATGAGCTCTCTGGTTACCAGGAATCCGATATGGTGAAGCTCGACGTGATGCTCAATGGTGACCGGGTAGATGCTTTATCGGCCATCGTTCACCGTTCCAAGGCGTATGAATGGGGCAAGAAACTTTGCGAAAAATTACGTGAGCTAATTCCAAGGCAGATGTTTGAGATTGCGATCCAGGCCGCTATTGGACAAAAAATCATCGCCAGGGAAACGGTGAAGGCCATGCGTAAGGACGTACTCGCCAAATGCTACGGCGGCGATATTTCGCGGAAGCGGAAACTGCTTGAAAAACAGAAGAAAGGCAAAAAACGGATGCGTCAGGTGGGTAACGTCGAGATCCCCCAGGAGGCGTTTATGGCCGTTTTGAAAATAAACTAG
- a CDS encoding BlaI/MecI/CopY family transcriptional regulator, with amino-acid sequence MKLTETEETLMGYLWQLGKAFMKDLLDAYPEPKPAPTTVATLLRRMIDKHFVAYTEFGNSRQYYPLVSKHDYFTTHLDGLITNFFDNSSAQFASFFTQSSNLTKAELEDLKKIIDDQIKKRNA; translated from the coding sequence ATGAAACTTACTGAAACGGAAGAAACCCTCATGGGGTACCTTTGGCAACTGGGAAAAGCCTTTATGAAAGACCTGCTGGATGCCTACCCGGAGCCCAAGCCTGCCCCGACCACGGTAGCTACCTTGCTCCGTCGCATGATCGACAAGCATTTTGTGGCCTACACCGAATTTGGCAATTCGCGGCAGTACTATCCGCTGGTCAGTAAGCACGATTACTTCACGACGCACCTCGACGGACTGATTACCAACTTTTTCGATAATTCCTCGGCCCAGTTTGCGTCGTTTTTCACCCAGTCTTCGAATCTGACGAAGGCTGAATTGGAGGATTTGAAGAAAATCATCGACGACCAAATCAAAAAACGGAACGCATGA
- a CDS encoding PadR family transcriptional regulator — translation MENSTSNEYVRGTLKTIVLNLLSENGRMYGYEITQQVKERTAGEITLTFGALYPVLHKLEQEGLLLTESEAVDGRMRKYYTLTSQGTATARTKTNDLERFMEAIKLLLSPQDGAIPGLAPERS, via the coding sequence ATGGAAAACAGCACGAGTAACGAGTACGTAAGGGGTACCTTGAAAACCATTGTATTGAATTTATTGTCTGAAAATGGCCGGATGTATGGGTATGAAATCACCCAGCAGGTAAAGGAGCGCACTGCTGGTGAAATAACGCTGACGTTCGGGGCACTCTACCCGGTATTGCACAAACTTGAACAGGAAGGCCTGTTGCTGACCGAATCCGAAGCGGTGGATGGCCGAATGCGCAAGTACTATACCCTGACCAGCCAGGGAACAGCTACAGCGCGCACCAAAACCAATGACCTCGAACGTTTTATGGAAGCAATCAAATTGCTTTTATCCCCGCAGGACGGTGCCATTCCCGGCCTCGCTCCCGAGCGCAGTTAA
- a CDS encoding pyruvate dehydrogenase complex dihydrolipoamide acetyltransferase — MAEVIRMPKMSDTMEEGVIAEWHKKVGDEVKSGDILAEVETDKATMDMEAYQEGTLLYIGVQKGDAVPVNGVMAVVGEKGEDYKALLDEKANGSNGQSEGKAEEKKEDKPAVSANGTEKITPKELKSAPKAAKPAPSQEKINATLIRMPKMSDTMEEGVLVSWQKKVGDKVASGDILAEVETDKATMDLEAYEEGTLLFTGIKEGEAVPVNSIIAVIGEEGADFQALIDRENGSGDAEEEKATDHPETVTPSAESPSSGGTSTVSAEDSGDRIKASPLARRLAEEKGINLSQVEGSGDNGRIIKRDVDEFKPSAQPAPAAEKAQSAPAPAKAPSPEVAPAGNYEDLPISQMRKTIARRLSDSLFTAPHFYLTMEINMDKAMALRPTLNAVSTSKISFNDMVIKACAIALRQHPAVNSAWLGDKIRKYDFVNIGVAIAVEEGLLVPVVRDADKKTLSVISGEVKEYAGKAKDKKLQPKDWEGNTFSVSNLGMFGIDEFTAIINPPDSCILAVGTIKQTAAFKEDGSVYPVNIMKVTLSCDHRVVDGATGAQFLQTVKKLLEEPMSMLV, encoded by the coding sequence ATGGCAGAGGTAATTCGAATGCCCAAAATGAGCGACACCATGGAAGAAGGTGTCATTGCGGAATGGCATAAAAAAGTTGGCGACGAGGTAAAATCCGGCGATATTCTGGCTGAGGTCGAGACCGACAAAGCTACCATGGACATGGAGGCTTACCAGGAAGGTACCCTCCTGTATATTGGTGTGCAGAAAGGCGATGCCGTGCCTGTCAATGGGGTAATGGCTGTCGTCGGTGAGAAGGGCGAGGACTACAAAGCCTTGCTTGATGAAAAAGCCAACGGCTCAAACGGGCAGTCGGAAGGTAAAGCGGAAGAGAAAAAAGAAGACAAACCCGCTGTATCTGCCAATGGAACAGAAAAGATCACTCCGAAAGAACTAAAATCAGCCCCTAAAGCAGCAAAACCAGCGCCCTCCCAGGAAAAAATTAACGCCACGCTCATTCGAATGCCCAAAATGAGCGATACCATGGAGGAAGGTGTATTGGTGTCGTGGCAGAAAAAAGTGGGCGATAAGGTGGCTTCGGGCGATATACTGGCCGAAGTCGAAACCGACAAGGCCACTATGGATTTGGAAGCCTACGAAGAGGGTACCCTCCTCTTTACTGGCATCAAAGAAGGAGAAGCCGTGCCCGTCAACTCCATCATTGCCGTAATCGGTGAGGAAGGCGCGGACTTCCAGGCACTCATAGATCGCGAAAATGGCTCCGGCGACGCGGAAGAAGAAAAAGCGACCGACCATCCCGAAACGGTAACGCCTTCCGCTGAAAGTCCCAGCAGTGGTGGTACCTCAACGGTCTCTGCCGAAGACTCGGGTGATCGCATCAAAGCCTCGCCGCTGGCCCGCCGCCTCGCCGAAGAAAAAGGCATTAATCTAAGCCAGGTAGAAGGCTCCGGCGACAACGGTCGTATTATTAAGCGTGATGTGGACGAGTTCAAACCCTCGGCCCAACCCGCTCCCGCCGCCGAAAAAGCCCAGTCCGCTCCGGCCCCCGCCAAAGCCCCGTCCCCCGAAGTGGCCCCGGCTGGCAACTACGAGGATCTGCCCATTTCGCAAATGCGCAAAACCATCGCCCGTCGCCTCAGCGACAGCCTTTTCACGGCTCCGCATTTCTACCTGACCATGGAAATCAACATGGACAAGGCCATGGCGTTGCGGCCTACATTAAATGCCGTAAGTACCTCGAAGATTTCATTCAATGACATGGTGATCAAAGCCTGCGCCATCGCCTTGCGTCAGCACCCGGCGGTCAATTCAGCCTGGCTGGGCGATAAGATTCGTAAATACGATTTCGTGAACATAGGGGTAGCTATCGCCGTAGAGGAAGGGCTGTTGGTACCCGTAGTGCGTGACGCCGATAAGAAAACGCTTTCGGTAATTTCGGGTGAAGTGAAGGAGTACGCCGGCAAGGCCAAGGACAAAAAGCTACAGCCCAAAGACTGGGAGGGTAATACGTTCTCAGTTTCGAACCTGGGTATGTTTGGCATCGATGAATTCACCGCCATCATCAATCCGCCCGATTCGTGTATCCTAGCCGTAGGTACCATCAAACAGACCGCTGCGTTTAAGGAGGACGGTTCCGTGTACCCCGTCAACATCATGAAGGTGACGCTTTCCTGCGACCACCGCGTTGTGGACGGAGCCACGGGCGCTCAATTCCTGCAAACCGTGAAGAAGTTGCTGGAAGAGCCGATGAGTATGCTAGTGTAG